A single window of Nocardia sp. NBC_01327 DNA harbors:
- a CDS encoding NmrA family NAD(P)-binding protein — translation MIAIMGASGSTGGALLRRLTDLRVPCRALTREPERLRAELPAAIPVDVRWADAADPASLRNAFADVRQLFLTMTNGPRQVEFESRVIDLAAHCGIEHIVKISAPAAEPDSPVVISRWHYAIEQHLLRSGIDHTILRPYAFMQKLLTLAPTIQQGIIVGAMRDAACNYIDCRDIGDVAAEVLTRPEISRGTYTLTGSETFSHPKLAELLSRLLDRRIHYVDLPPTDFRQTLLDQAHMPLWLATHVMEIQQLARTRPEHPTDTVTRLLGQPPRTLEAFLTESRESGLFERDEFPDRPPSYL, via the coding sequence GTGATCGCGATCATGGGAGCATCCGGCAGCACCGGCGGTGCGCTACTGCGGCGGCTGACGGACCTCCGCGTGCCGTGCCGCGCACTGACCCGCGAACCGGAACGCCTGCGCGCGGAACTGCCGGCGGCAATCCCGGTGGATGTCCGATGGGCCGATGCCGCCGATCCGGCCTCCCTGCGCAACGCCTTCGCCGATGTGCGGCAGTTGTTTCTCACCATGACCAACGGCCCCCGGCAGGTCGAATTCGAAAGCCGTGTCATCGATCTCGCCGCACACTGCGGTATCGAGCACATTGTGAAGATCTCCGCGCCCGCCGCCGAACCCGACTCCCCCGTTGTCATCTCGCGCTGGCACTACGCCATCGAACAGCACCTGCTCAGGTCCGGCATCGATCACACGATCCTGCGGCCCTACGCCTTCATGCAGAAGCTGCTCACCCTTGCTCCGACCATCCAGCAGGGCATCATCGTCGGCGCCATGCGCGATGCGGCATGCAATTACATCGACTGCCGCGATATCGGTGATGTCGCCGCAGAGGTGCTGACACGTCCCGAGATCAGCAGGGGCACATACACACTCACGGGTTCGGAGACCTTCAGCCACCCGAAGTTGGCCGAGCTGCTCAGCCGCCTGCTGGACCGGCGGATCCACTACGTGGACCTGCCACCCACCGACTTCCGGCAGACCCTCCTCGACCAGGCCCATATGCCACTCTGGCTGGCCACGCACGTGATGGAAATCCAGCAGCTGGCACGCACCCGCCCGGAGCACCCCACCGATACCGTCACCCGCCTGCTCGGCCAGCCGCCGCGCACCCTGGAGGCCTTCCTCACCGAAAGCCGGGAATCGGGCCTGTTCGAGCGCGATGAATTTCCGGATCGGCCGCCGTCTTACCTGTGA
- a CDS encoding SbtR family transcriptional regulator, whose product MAAPLEAVLEQRIERLTVLAVDFRTLPDSGVAFFDFCVEVIASAPAEDAPCDLLSLADGWPRARVHGAGVRFRQAVTLLLAAAQRDGAVRPDVLVTDVVAIFTACATVQRLHDQAAPIGRTTALILDSLRAERPSAATLSAISAPESPVADGCRSCGRELSRAGTGRRPRYCSPACRQRAHRERARLSSGSSTVA is encoded by the coding sequence ATGGCAGCACCACTGGAAGCGGTTCTGGAGCAGCGCATCGAGCGGCTCACCGTGCTGGCGGTCGACTTTCGCACACTCCCGGATTCTGGGGTCGCGTTCTTCGATTTCTGTGTCGAGGTGATCGCTTCTGCGCCTGCGGAGGACGCCCCGTGTGATCTGCTGTCTCTCGCCGACGGCTGGCCGCGTGCGCGGGTGCACGGCGCCGGGGTGCGATTCCGGCAGGCGGTGACCCTGCTGCTGGCGGCCGCCCAGCGGGACGGTGCGGTTCGGCCGGATGTCCTCGTAACCGATGTGGTCGCGATCTTCACCGCCTGCGCGACCGTCCAGCGTCTGCACGATCAGGCCGCACCGATCGGCCGGACTACGGCGCTCATCTTGGATTCCTTGCGCGCCGAAAGGCCTTCGGCCGCAACGCTGAGCGCGATCTCGGCCCCGGAATCCCCGGTTGCGGACGGCTGTCGGAGTTGTGGGCGTGAGCTCTCGCGGGCGGGGACCGGCCGGCGGCCGCGGTACTGCTCGCCGGCCTGTCGCCAGCGGGCGCACCGCGAGCGCGCGCGGCTGTCGTCTGGTTCTTCTACCGTTGCGTGA
- a CDS encoding DUF998 domain-containing protein produces the protein MIPLQRNIDGAVGMVAWRPLRHTLAAIAWTLTFAYMAAELTTAIAWKTGYSFRYDTISDLGVTACTPSMCSPLHLLMNATFVALGLLTILGAIGFRDYIPPGRRQIWIVALAVVIGLSTAATGVFPSSDGIVIHGLAVLPALVSRHIVLILLSIWLWKQRRLVAVWSAVCAAAGIAGTVLLTIGLQVGISERLVFYPLPAWMAVTGAAVGLHALWRAISPRWNPAERVPVYG, from the coding sequence TTGATTCCCCTGCAGCGCAACATCGATGGGGCAGTCGGCATGGTGGCCTGGCGGCCGCTCCGGCACACCCTCGCGGCCATCGCGTGGACGCTGACCTTCGCGTACATGGCGGCCGAGCTCACGACCGCCATCGCCTGGAAGACGGGCTACAGCTTCCGCTACGACACCATCAGCGATCTCGGAGTCACCGCCTGCACGCCGAGCATGTGCTCGCCGCTGCATCTGCTCATGAACGCGACTTTCGTGGCGCTCGGATTGCTGACCATCCTGGGCGCCATCGGATTTCGCGACTACATCCCGCCCGGGCGGCGTCAGATATGGATCGTCGCGCTGGCGGTCGTCATCGGACTCAGTACCGCCGCGACCGGAGTGTTTCCCTCCAGCGACGGCATTGTCATTCACGGCCTGGCGGTGCTGCCCGCGCTCGTCTCCCGGCATATCGTGCTGATCCTGCTGTCGATCTGGCTGTGGAAACAGCGCCGCCTCGTCGCGGTCTGGTCGGCCGTGTGCGCCGCGGCGGGAATCGCCGGCACGGTGCTGCTCACGATCGGTCTGCAGGTCGGCATTTCCGAACGACTCGTGTTCTACCCGCTGCCGGCCTGGATGGCCGTCACCGGCGCTGCTGTGGGTTTGCACGCCCTGTGGAGAGCAATCTCACCGCGGTGGAACCCGGCGGAGCGCGTTCCGGTGTACGGGTAG
- a CDS encoding beta-ketoacyl-ACP synthase III, producing MPAQITTAAPVAHAALLGLGVYRPRRVVPNAEIVDRIDSSDEWIRTRSGIAARGWAEPDETIVAMSTAAARDALAAAGIPAEQVDAVILATSSQMVLGPSAGAVVATELGMQDTAAFDVSAGCAGFCYALANAANLVRAGQARNVLVIGVERLSDLLDPTDRTCAFIFADGAGAAVVGPSQVEGIGPVAWGSDGSQTSAIKQDKDFAQYFAEVAAAEAVGGTTERPYIRMNGTAVFRWAVTFLEKACRDALDRAGVGVEDLDAFVPHQANSRITDALTRALGMPDTVAVARDIVETGNTSAASIPMAMEQLLRSGEAKAGDTALLLGFGAGLAYAGQVVRLPAIG from the coding sequence ATGCCCGCCCAAATCACCACCGCCGCTCCGGTCGCCCACGCAGCGCTTCTCGGTCTCGGTGTGTACCGGCCGCGCCGAGTTGTCCCGAATGCCGAAATCGTCGATCGCATCGACTCCTCCGACGAATGGATCAGAACCCGCTCCGGCATTGCCGCGCGCGGGTGGGCCGAACCCGACGAAACCATCGTCGCCATGAGCACCGCCGCCGCGCGTGACGCGCTTGCCGCCGCCGGGATTCCCGCCGAGCAGGTCGACGCGGTCATTCTGGCCACGTCCTCGCAGATGGTGCTCGGACCCTCGGCCGGCGCGGTGGTCGCCACCGAACTCGGTATGCAGGACACCGCCGCCTTCGACGTGTCGGCCGGCTGCGCGGGCTTCTGCTACGCCCTGGCCAATGCCGCGAATCTCGTGCGCGCGGGCCAGGCCCGGAACGTGCTGGTGATCGGCGTCGAACGGCTCTCCGATCTGCTCGACCCCACCGACCGGACCTGCGCCTTCATCTTCGCCGACGGCGCGGGTGCGGCCGTGGTGGGACCGTCCCAGGTCGAGGGCATCGGCCCGGTGGCCTGGGGCTCCGACGGCAGCCAGACCTCGGCCATCAAGCAGGACAAGGACTTCGCGCAGTACTTCGCCGAGGTCGCGGCGGCCGAGGCCGTCGGCGGCACCACCGAGCGGCCGTACATCCGCATGAACGGCACCGCGGTATTCCGCTGGGCCGTCACGTTTTTGGAGAAGGCGTGCCGTGATGCGCTGGATCGCGCGGGTGTCGGGGTGGAGGATCTCGACGCCTTCGTACCGCACCAGGCCAACAGCCGCATTACCGATGCGCTGACCCGTGCGCTGGGAATGCCCGACACCGTGGCGGTGGCCCGGGACATTGTCGAAACGGGAAATACCAGTGCCGCTTCGATTCCCATGGCGATGGAGCAGCTGCTGCGCTCCGGGGAAGCCAAGGCGGGCGATACGGCGCTGCTGCTCGGCTTCGGCGCCGGACTGGCCTATGCGGGTCAGGTCGTGCGATTGCCCGCCATCGGCTGA
- a CDS encoding MarR family winged helix-turn-helix transcriptional regulator yields MATEAAGIDTPTLDQARQQLRRYGLESEADPRAVLVAVRLLATGARLGQATEAHFARFGLSTGRYRMLADLEDSAGEKSPSQLAASLGVTRATVTGLIDSLEQEGLVLRRPSAEDGRAVVVVLTARGAQKMRDIAPEHFGRLQAMVSGLSPQERTTFLELLGRITEGIGALTAP; encoded by the coding sequence ATGGCGACCGAAGCGGCGGGTATCGACACACCCACTCTGGACCAGGCGCGGCAGCAGCTGCGGCGCTATGGACTGGAGTCCGAGGCCGACCCGCGCGCGGTGCTCGTCGCGGTGCGCCTGCTGGCCACCGGCGCCCGGCTCGGGCAGGCCACCGAGGCGCATTTCGCCCGGTTCGGCCTGTCTACCGGACGCTATCGGATGCTCGCCGATCTCGAGGACAGCGCCGGCGAGAAGTCGCCGTCGCAGCTGGCGGCGAGCCTCGGGGTGACCCGGGCGACGGTAACCGGCCTGATAGACAGCCTGGAACAGGAGGGGCTCGTACTCAGGCGCCCCTCGGCCGAGGACGGCCGCGCCGTGGTGGTCGTCCTCACCGCCCGGGGCGCGCAGAAGATGCGGGATATCGCGCCCGAACATTTCGGCCGCCTGCAAGCCATGGTGAGCGGGCTCAGCCCGCAGGAGCGCACGACCTTCCTCGAACTGCTCGGCCGCATCACCGAGGGCATCGGCGCGCTGACCGCCCCCTGA
- a CDS encoding helix-turn-helix transcriptional regulator, whose amino-acid sequence MDDGAERGTTERVLTLLGLLQQRQVWTGPELAARLDITPRTVRRDVERLRALGYPVHASQGVGGGYRLGPGQELPPLLLDDEEAIATAVSLLAGAGGAVARAGDAALRALTKLDQVLPIRLRHEVRALSGSVESFSGGRALVDPEVLMTLARACRDEVEIGFDYPSGSTRRRVEPYRLVASDRRWYLFAYDLDRDDWRSFRVDRMTEVSSRTWHFRPRAAPDAAAHVQEGVASRVYSKQARFLVHAPSDIVREQIPASAAVVRPHGTECCEVISGADNLDSVLMHMILLGHDFEILDPPELRSRCRTLAERLLSAATTPDDT is encoded by the coding sequence ATGGACGACGGCGCTGAGCGCGGGACGACGGAGCGGGTGCTCACACTGCTCGGGCTGCTGCAGCAGCGTCAGGTCTGGACCGGGCCGGAGCTCGCCGCGCGGCTCGACATCACGCCGCGCACGGTCCGGCGCGATGTCGAGCGGCTGCGGGCGCTCGGTTATCCGGTACACGCGAGTCAGGGTGTCGGCGGCGGATATCGGCTCGGGCCGGGGCAGGAGTTGCCGCCGCTGCTGCTCGATGACGAGGAGGCGATTGCCACCGCGGTCTCATTGCTGGCCGGTGCGGGTGGTGCGGTCGCGCGGGCCGGCGATGCCGCGCTGCGGGCGCTGACCAAGCTCGACCAGGTATTGCCGATTCGGCTGCGGCACGAGGTGCGCGCGCTGTCCGGGTCGGTCGAATCCTTCAGCGGTGGCCGCGCGCTGGTCGATCCCGAGGTGCTCATGACTCTGGCCCGGGCGTGCCGCGACGAGGTCGAGATCGGCTTCGACTATCCCTCCGGGAGCACCCGGCGGCGGGTCGAGCCCTACCGCCTGGTCGCCTCGGACCGCCGCTGGTATCTGTTCGCCTACGACCTCGATCGCGATGACTGGCGCAGCTTCCGCGTCGACAGAATGACCGAGGTGTCTTCCCGCACTTGGCATTTCCGCCCGCGCGCGGCGCCCGACGCCGCCGCGCACGTACAGGAGGGCGTGGCGAGCCGGGTCTACAGCAAACAGGCGCGCTTCCTGGTGCATGCCCCGAGTGACATCGTGCGCGAACAGATTCCAGCATCGGCGGCTGTCGTCCGGCCACACGGGACCGAATGCTGCGAGGTGATCAGCGGCGCCGATAACCTCGACTCCGTACTCATGCACATGATCCTGCTCGGCCACGATTTCGAGATACTCGATCCGCCGGAACTCCGGAGTCGCTGCCGCACGCTGGCGGAGCGATTGCTTTCCGCCGCAACGACTCCGGACGACACCTGA
- a CDS encoding TetR/AcrR family transcriptional regulator, with product MTAGPRARLIASTIATVQEHGVHAAGLSELLKRSNASRNSLYQHFPSGKGELMEAAARIVSRVVYSHVSRMADALPAAPSPEGWLDELLAFWRTELESSDYRAGSFMMAAALDELDPSLQSAAGQAFAEWTARLADGLVAAGIERGAACSLSGLLLSVIEGAIVQSRALKSSHPFDDARNQLAVLLRHHLKAR from the coding sequence ATGACGGCGGGACCGCGTGCTCGATTGATCGCGAGCACCATCGCCACGGTGCAGGAGCACGGCGTGCACGCCGCCGGGTTGAGTGAACTGCTCAAACGCAGCAATGCCTCACGTAATTCGCTCTATCAGCACTTCCCCTCCGGCAAGGGCGAATTGATGGAGGCGGCGGCACGAATCGTGTCGCGGGTGGTGTATTCGCACGTCAGCCGCATGGCCGACGCACTACCCGCCGCGCCCTCCCCCGAAGGCTGGCTGGACGAACTGCTCGCCTTCTGGCGCACCGAACTCGAATCCAGCGACTACCGCGCCGGATCCTTCATGATGGCCGCCGCACTGGACGAATTGGATCCGTCCCTGCAATCGGCCGCGGGCCAGGCCTTCGCCGAATGGACCGCTCGCCTGGCCGACGGCCTCGTCGCGGCCGGTATCGAACGCGGCGCCGCCTGCTCACTGTCGGGACTGCTGCTGTCGGTCATCGAGGGCGCGATCGTGCAGAGCCGCGCCCTCAAATCCAGCCATCCCTTCGACGATGCCCGCAATCAGCTCGCGGTGCTGCTGCGCCACCATCTGAAGGCTCGATAG
- a CDS encoding ammonium transporter produces the protein MNSGDTAWVLASAALVMLMTPGLAFFYGGMVGGKSVLNMLMMNFICLGAVTTLWLLYGYSESFGNDAYQGLVGRMTHAFLRNTQGTLSGPAGHQIPTMAFVMFQLMFAVITTALISGAIAGRAKFWAWMVFIVAWTTVVYFPVAHWVFSASGFTNTDSAGNSSDVGGWIDNRLKAFDFAGGTAVHINAGAAALAMVLVIGNRHGWPRSIPRPHNVPFTLLGASLLWFGWYGFNAGSALAAGDLAATAFTNTTIATGVASLAWIIVEQLRDGRPTTLGAASGAVAGLVAVTPACGFVGSIGALAIGIAAGVCCALAVGLKFVFGYDDSLDVVGVHLVGGLVGTLLIGFFADASVNSGGGNGLLFGGGWTQLQRQAIAAFAVLGYSFVATYILGWIINKLIGFRVDHEAEASGIDEAEHAESAYDLGFPAPSPALTPTAPRTPPPPRVPPAPRNPPPRNPAQRVAPPPGMNTPRLPVRPMMGDGREPEWPGRLRGDYEPHHEGRAEA, from the coding sequence GTGAATTCGGGAGATACGGCGTGGGTGCTGGCAAGTGCGGCACTCGTCATGCTGATGACGCCGGGGCTGGCTTTCTTCTACGGCGGCATGGTCGGCGGCAAGAGCGTCCTGAACATGCTGATGATGAACTTCATCTGTTTGGGGGCGGTGACGACGCTGTGGCTGCTGTACGGCTACAGCGAGTCGTTCGGAAATGATGCGTATCAGGGCCTGGTGGGCCGGATGACGCATGCGTTCCTGCGAAATACGCAGGGCACGCTGTCGGGTCCCGCCGGGCATCAGATTCCGACCATGGCGTTCGTCATGTTCCAGTTGATGTTCGCCGTCATCACCACCGCCCTGATTTCGGGCGCGATCGCGGGACGGGCGAAGTTCTGGGCGTGGATGGTGTTCATCGTGGCCTGGACCACCGTGGTGTATTTCCCGGTGGCGCACTGGGTTTTCAGTGCGAGCGGGTTCACGAACACCGATAGCGCGGGAAATTCCTCGGATGTGGGCGGGTGGATCGACAACCGGCTGAAGGCATTCGACTTCGCGGGCGGTACCGCGGTGCATATCAATGCCGGTGCGGCCGCCTTGGCCATGGTGCTGGTGATCGGCAACCGGCACGGCTGGCCGCGGAGCATTCCCCGGCCGCACAATGTGCCCTTCACCCTGCTCGGCGCCTCGCTGCTGTGGTTCGGCTGGTACGGATTCAATGCCGGATCGGCCTTGGCCGCAGGCGATCTCGCGGCAACGGCCTTCACGAACACCACCATTGCCACGGGCGTGGCCTCGCTGGCCTGGATCATTGTCGAGCAGTTGCGCGATGGCCGCCCGACCACGCTGGGCGCCGCGTCCGGTGCGGTGGCCGGGCTGGTGGCGGTCACGCCCGCGTGCGGATTCGTCGGCAGCATCGGCGCACTGGCGATCGGGATCGCCGCCGGTGTGTGCTGCGCGCTGGCGGTGGGGCTGAAATTCGTCTTCGGCTATGACGATTCGCTCGACGTCGTCGGCGTTCATCTGGTCGGCGGACTGGTGGGCACGCTGCTCATCGGGTTCTTCGCCGATGCCTCGGTGAATTCCGGGGGCGGCAACGGCCTGCTGTTCGGCGGCGGCTGGACCCAGTTGCAGCGGCAGGCGATCGCCGCCTTCGCGGTACTGGGGTATTCGTTCGTGGCCACGTACATTCTGGGCTGGATCATCAACAAGCTCATAGGTTTCCGCGTGGATCACGAGGCCGAGGCGAGCGGCATCGACGAGGCCGAGCATGCCGAATCCGCCTACGATCTCGGTTTCCCGGCGCCGTCCCCGGCATTGACGCCGACCGCGCCGCGCACCCCTCCCCCGCCGCGCGTCCCTCCCGCACCGCGAAACCCTCCGCCGCGCAATCCGGCGCAGCGGGTCGCTCCTCCGCCCGGTATGAACACTCCGCGACTGCCGGTCCGTCCGATGATGGGCGACGGCCGCGAACCGGAGTGGCCGGGACGACTCCGGGGCGATTATGAGCCGCACCACGAAGGCCGGGCCGAAGCTTGA
- a CDS encoding N(5)-(carboxyethyl)ornithine synthase has translation MKQLTIGVVATSRKEDEHRLAIHPAHFDRIDPGLRDRVFLEHGYGDRFGYSDEHLAPLVGGHRTREELFAECDVLLLPKPLAEDLENLRAGQVVWGWPHCVQDERMTQLAIDRGLTLIAWEAMNHWTKEGNFNVHVFHKNNELAGYCSVLHALQLRGSSGDYGRRMRAAVISFGATARGAVRALSALGISDVTVLTQRSVSAVASPFASVRMQHFARDPSNPSRTLALKAPEPGPLAEMLAQYDIVVNCILQDTEEPLMFVMNEDLPLFARGTLFVDVSCDEGMGFEWARPTSFTDPMFTVGDDLHYYGVDHSPSYLWNSATWENSEALLEYLPIVMSGSDAWDGNETVRRAIEIREGRVQNLRILSFQRRAAAYPYAVA, from the coding sequence GTGAAGCAACTAACCATCGGTGTAGTTGCGACCTCCCGCAAAGAGGACGAGCACCGACTGGCGATCCATCCCGCGCACTTCGACCGGATCGACCCAGGGCTTCGCGACCGCGTCTTCCTCGAGCACGGTTACGGCGACCGCTTCGGCTACTCCGATGAGCATCTGGCGCCCCTGGTAGGCGGCCATCGCACCCGCGAAGAACTCTTCGCCGAGTGTGACGTTCTGCTGCTGCCCAAACCGCTTGCCGAAGACCTCGAGAATCTCCGCGCCGGACAGGTCGTCTGGGGATGGCCGCACTGCGTCCAGGACGAGCGTATGACGCAGCTCGCCATCGACCGCGGGCTGACCCTGATCGCCTGGGAGGCGATGAATCACTGGACGAAGGAAGGCAACTTCAACGTCCATGTCTTCCATAAGAACAATGAGCTGGCCGGTTACTGCTCGGTCCTGCACGCACTGCAGCTGCGCGGATCCAGCGGGGACTACGGCCGGCGGATGCGTGCGGCCGTAATCAGTTTCGGCGCCACCGCCCGCGGCGCCGTGCGCGCACTCTCGGCGCTGGGAATCAGCGATGTCACGGTGCTGACGCAGCGCAGTGTGTCCGCGGTCGCCTCACCTTTCGCATCGGTGCGCATGCAGCACTTCGCGCGTGATCCCTCGAATCCCAGCCGCACGCTCGCGCTGAAAGCGCCGGAACCCGGACCGCTCGCGGAAATGCTGGCCCAGTACGACATTGTCGTCAACTGCATCCTCCAGGACACCGAAGAGCCGCTGATGTTCGTCATGAACGAGGATCTGCCGCTGTTCGCGCGCGGAACGCTGTTCGTCGACGTCTCCTGTGACGAGGGGATGGGCTTCGAATGGGCGCGGCCGACCTCGTTCACGGATCCGATGTTCACCGTCGGCGACGATCTGCACTACTACGGGGTGGACCACAGCCCGTCCTACCTCTGGAACTCGGCCACGTGGGAGAACTCCGAAGCGCTGCTGGAGTATCTGCCGATCGTGATGTCCGGCTCCGATGCCTGGGACGGCAACGAAACCGTCCGGCGCGCAATCGAAATCCGTGAGGGCCGGGTGCAGAACCTTCGGATTCTGTCCTTCCAGCGGCGGGCCGCGGCGTATCCCTACGCGGTCGCCTGA
- a CDS encoding SigB/SigF/SigG family RNA polymerase sigma factor produces MTSQSTLTAPSRAPRTRRGTDSYDNLEPLFAQLATLSDADPYRKQLRDNLIERCLPLAENIARKYAGRGENYEDLLQTARVGMVVAINRFDPDYGASFLSFAIPTIMGEVRRHFRDYTWAVRVPRRLKELQLTIGLAIDRLFQRLGHVPTAAEIAAELGADPDEVMQALIARNGYRSSSIDACLDNDNDYTPISLLDALGGEQTDFRMVEDLMAVKPLIEALPERDRQVLIMRFFDTQPQVRIAETLGVSQMQISRILSRVLNSLQEQALRD; encoded by the coding sequence ATGACCTCTCAGTCGACGCTCACCGCCCCCTCGCGAGCACCCCGCACCCGCCGCGGTACCGACAGCTACGACAATCTCGAACCGCTGTTCGCGCAACTCGCGACGTTGAGCGATGCCGATCCCTACCGAAAACAGTTGCGGGACAACCTCATCGAGCGCTGTCTACCGTTGGCGGAGAATATCGCCCGCAAGTACGCCGGCCGCGGCGAGAACTACGAGGACCTGCTCCAGACCGCCCGCGTGGGCATGGTGGTCGCGATCAACCGATTCGACCCCGACTACGGCGCGTCATTCCTGTCCTTCGCAATACCGACGATCATGGGCGAGGTACGCCGCCACTTCCGCGACTACACCTGGGCGGTCCGAGTGCCGCGGCGGCTGAAAGAGCTGCAACTGACCATCGGCCTCGCCATCGACCGGCTGTTCCAGCGACTGGGCCACGTACCGACGGCCGCGGAGATCGCCGCGGAACTCGGCGCCGACCCGGACGAGGTCATGCAGGCGCTGATCGCGCGCAACGGCTACCGCAGCTCCTCGATCGACGCCTGCCTCGACAATGACAACGACTACACGCCGATATCGCTACTGGACGCTCTCGGCGGTGAACAGACGGACTTCCGCATGGTGGAGGACCTCATGGCAGTGAAGCCGCTGATCGAGGCACTGCCCGAACGCGACCGCCAGGTGCTGATCATGCGATTCTTCGATACCCAGCCGCAGGTCCGGATCGCCGAAACCCTGGGCGTCTCGCAGATGCAGATCTCGCGCATCTTGTCCCGAGTGCTGAACTCGTTGCAAGAGCAGGCATTACGCGACTGA
- a CDS encoding dihydrofolate reductase family protein: protein MRKITAGLFISLDGVIGEPQDWHFPYFNDEMGAAVGAQLMGADTLLLGRTTYEGFADSWPEREAAGGADAGMAAALGDARKIVVSHQDLELTWRNSEQLKGELVEAVTELKQQPGATDIGMSGSPSIVVQLLAAGLIDELHLLVHPVALRSGLRLFGEGESIPLRLISSQAFETGVLHLVYGPTAAPAPVAYDAVKGQLPQDEQ, encoded by the coding sequence ATGCGCAAGATCACGGCTGGACTGTTCATCTCGCTCGACGGTGTTATCGGCGAGCCCCAGGACTGGCATTTCCCGTATTTCAACGACGAGATGGGCGCCGCGGTTGGCGCTCAGCTGATGGGCGCGGACACACTGCTGCTGGGCCGCACCACCTATGAGGGCTTCGCGGACTCCTGGCCGGAGCGGGAGGCCGCGGGCGGCGCGGATGCGGGCATGGCGGCGGCGCTGGGCGATGCCCGGAAAATCGTTGTCTCACATCAGGATCTGGAATTGACCTGGCGCAATTCCGAGCAGTTGAAGGGCGAACTGGTCGAGGCCGTCACCGAGCTGAAGCAGCAGCCGGGTGCGACGGATATCGGCATGAGCGGTTCGCCGTCCATCGTCGTGCAATTGCTGGCCGCCGGACTGATCGACGAACTGCATCTGCTGGTGCACCCGGTCGCGCTGCGCAGCGGTCTGCGACTGTTCGGCGAGGGCGAGTCCATCCCCCTGCGCCTGATCTCCTCGCAGGCGTTCGAGACGGGCGTCCTGCACCTGGTGTACGGCCCGACGGCCGCGCCCGCACCGGTCGCCTACGACGCCGTGAAAGGCCAGCTGCCGCAGGACGAGCAGTAA
- a CDS encoding TetR/AcrR family transcriptional regulator — protein MARNVDGRSTSTGELSARREAICAAALDLAAAGGNRAVTHHGVDDRLGIARGSTSYYYRTRQELLRAAVIHLAATSRREFQAAQQAAERQPVSIDRAADLIAGQLDLLLGPRRRDALARYALAADAAEDEDLRDVLARCLFSVPAATALMAASGVPDPEQAAHDLISLLEGLLFDRLYGSRSRLGIAAGTPAGVADLRAPVRRWLGVLRG, from the coding sequence GTGGCTCGCAATGTCGACGGCAGGTCCACCTCGACCGGTGAGCTCTCGGCCCGGCGCGAGGCGATCTGCGCCGCCGCGCTGGACCTCGCCGCCGCGGGCGGCAATCGCGCGGTCACCCACCACGGTGTCGACGACCGCCTCGGCATCGCCCGCGGCTCGACGTCCTACTACTACCGCACGCGGCAGGAGCTGTTGCGGGCGGCGGTAATTCATCTCGCCGCCACCTCCCGGCGGGAATTCCAGGCGGCGCAGCAGGCCGCCGAACGGCAGCCGGTATCGATCGACCGCGCCGCGGATCTCATTGCCGGACAACTCGACCTGCTGCTCGGCCCGCGCCGGCGCGATGCGCTCGCGCGCTACGCCCTGGCGGCCGATGCCGCGGAGGACGAGGACCTGCGCGATGTCCTCGCGCGCTGCCTGTTCTCGGTGCCCGCGGCCACCGCGCTCATGGCCGCATCGGGCGTCCCGGATCCCGAGCAGGCCGCGCACGATCTGATCAGCCTGCTCGAGGGGCTGCTGTTCGACCGGCTGTACGGCAGTCGCTCCCGGCTCGGTATCGCGGCCGGCACGCCCGCCGGTGTGGCGGATCTGCGCGCTCCGGTCCGGCGCTGGCTCGGTGTCCTGCGGGGATAG